A stretch of Henckelia pumila isolate YLH828 chromosome 4, ASM3356847v2, whole genome shotgun sequence DNA encodes these proteins:
- the LOC140864003 gene encoding protein CANDIDATE G-PROTEIN COUPLED RECEPTOR 2-like, whose amino-acid sequence MSNPNSTLSSQNATDPPFAIQIAADSRFYSSGCGGFWRHASLVVPSALLVLYLGFQANRSVKKLRHRKSYVMIAFYALLWFAAVLNLAWSILQAWQCAPGKTVAWNLLSLFTECGMLSLEISLLPFLLQENYSSGLEALAHTFMVSGSIVAVDILIQAIVVFGFEVPLFISADASHWGKWSVLFVHTLMLTAVYTYILFVHYSKWKDRLPPRPSFYNYVVVMFITNVVGLFANGLSGIGFGFGLWLYNIIVICRHSLYLPFLYATFLADFFQEEDWLLDSAYYSEMKDAGFFDTDWD is encoded by the exons ATGTCGAACCCTAATTCCACTTTATCCTCGCAAAATGCCACCGATCCTCCATTTGCAATCCAAATTGCGGCGGATTCCAGATTCTACAGCTCCGGTTGCGGCGGCTTCTGGCGCCATGCATCTCTGGTCGTACCGTCCGCTTTGTTGGTGCTGTACCTTGGGTTTCAGGCGAATCGCAGTGTGAAGAAGCTCAGGCACCGGAAGTCTTATGTTATGATTGCGTTCTACGCGCTCCTTTGGTTCGCAGCTGTTCTCAATTTGGCGTGGTCTATTcttcag GCATGGCAGTGTGCCCCTGGGAAGACAGTTGCTTGGAACCTGTTATCCTTGTTCACAGAATGTGGAATGCTATCTTTAGAAATTAGCCTACTCCCTTTTCTTCTACAGGAAAATTATTCTAGTGGATTGGAGGCACTAGCACACACTTTCATGGTTTCAGGTTCAATTGTTGCAGTTGATATACTTATTCAG GCAATAGTTGTCTTTGGATTTGAGGTTCCACTTTTCATTAGTGCTGATGCTTCACATTGGGGGAAATGGAGTGTTCTGTTTGTTCACACTTTGATGCTTACAGCAGTATATACCTACATACTCTTTGTGCACTATTCCAAGTGGAAAGATAGATTGCCAC CAAGGCCATCATTCTACAACTACGTGGTTGTCATGTTCATAACAAATGTTGTAGGATTGTTTGCAAATGGACTCAGTGGAATTGGTTTTGGCTTTGGACTTTG GTTGTACAATATAATAGTAATCTGTCGCCATTCCCTCTATCTTCCTTTTCTTTACGCCACTTTTCTTGCAGACTTCTTCCAG GAGGAAGATTGGCTTTTGGATAGCGCATACTACTCGGAGATGAAAGATGCGGGTTTTTTCGATACCGATTGGGACTAG